From a single Pochonia chlamydosporia 170 chromosome Unknown PCv3seq00010, whole genome shotgun sequence genomic region:
- a CDS encoding glycosyl hydrolase family 47 protein (similar to Neosartorya fischeri NRRL 181 XP_001259117.1), with the protein MLYAMTSIGRRTWGWISVILLALIFSCWIISQLLTQDGTAPTKAWNFWQEDKYFWKMLPVHHPPQQIRRLPTGPLVQYPKIQRTFKPEDPSSRQIREKRQSAIKYTFVKCWTSYKRYAWREDELSPVSGGRRNIFGGWSATLVDALDTMWIMGLKDEFKEAVDAATQIDFTKTDMEKINLFETNIRYLGGFLSAYDLSGDVRLLRKAVEVGEMLYKAFDTPNRMPIGRWDIHSAIRGEKQVAVPVSAAEIGTLSLEFTRLSQITGNSKWFDAIQRITDVMADQQNSTALPGLWPTQLNPEKLVFNNGSEFTLGADEDSLYEYLLKMALLTGGRIPKYQIMYEMAVEAAVKHLIFRPMTPNRSDILISGTAHVNITPGSNNVTLEPRGQHLVCFLGGLIVMGSKLFSRPADLPIAEKLVDGCSWAYRAFSRGIMPEKFHIVPCPTKEPCEWHEEIWKQHVLKAAGKDSTGPAESIISSKRLPPGFTDIRDPVYILRPEAIESVFILYRATGRSDLPDAAWNMFTSINETTSTDLANSAIRDVTISKNETPGLLDVMESFWLAETLKYFYLMFSEDFVINLDEYVFNTEAHPFKRLLQ; encoded by the coding sequence ATGCTGTATGCCATGACGTCCATCGGGCGTCGGACTTGGGGTTGGATCTCGGTTATTCTCCTTGCGCTCATATTTTCTTGCTGGATCATCTCCCAACTTTTGACACAAGATGGCACTGCTCCCACCAAAGCATGGAACTTCTGGCAGGAAGATAAATATTTTTGGAAGATGCTACCAGTTCACCATCCCCCGCAGCAAATTCGCCGTCTTCCCACAGGTCCCTTGGTTCAATACCCTAAAATTCAACGAACATTCAAGCCCGAAGATCCGTCTTCTCGCCAAATTCGGGAGAAACGACAATCTGCCATCAAATACACTTTCGTGAAATGTTGGACGTCATACAAACGGTACGCTTGGAGAGAAGATGAGCTTTCTCCAGTTTCTGGTGGTCGGCGGAATATATTTGGCGGATGGTCAGCTACTTTAGTAGACGCCCTTGATACGATGTGGATCATGGGATTGAAGGATGAATTTAAAGAGGCAGTCGATGCAGCAACTCAGATCGACTTTACAAAAACCGATATGGAGAAGATCAACCTGTTCGAGACGAATATCCGTTATCTAGGTGGATTTTTATCAGCCTACGACTTGAGCGGGGATGTGAGACTTCTTCGAAAGGCAGTCGAGGTTGGAGAGATGCTGTACAAAGCATTCGATACACCGAATAGGATGCCAATCGGTCGCTGGGATATTCATTCCGCCATAAGAGGAGAGAAACAAGTAGCTGTCCCTGTCTCGGCCGCTGAAATTGGAACCCTTTCATTGGAATTTACCCGATTGTCGCAGATCACGGGCAATTCTAAATGGTTTGATGCTATCCAACGGATTACCGATGTCATGGCCGACCAACAAAATTCCACTGCCCTGCCCGGTCTCTGGCCAACTCAATTAAACCCGGAGAAGCTCGTGTTTAATAACGGCTCTGAGTTTACCCTTGGCGCGGACGAAGATTCTCTGTATGAGTACCTTCTAAAAATGGCGCTGCTCACTGGGGGCCGAATACCTAAATACCAAATCATGTATGAAATGGCGGTTGAAGCCGCTGTCAAACACTTAATATTCCGACCAATGACACCAAACAGAAGTGATATTCTTATTTCAGGCACTGCACATGTCAACATTACTCCAGGCTCAAACAACGTCACACTAGAGCCACGGGGACAACACCTCGTCTGTTTTCTGGGTGGCCTGATAGTCATGGGAAGCAAACTCTTCTCTCGGCCAGCCGATCTTCCGATCGCAGAAAAGCTGGTGGATGGCTGTAGTTGGGCTTACCGGGCATTCTCTCGAGGAATAATGCCGGAGAAGTTCCATATCGTACCTTGTCCGACGAAGGAGCCATGCGAATGGCATGAAGAAATTTGGAAACAACACGTCCTCAAAGCGGCAGGGAAAGATTCCACAGGGCCTGCTGAATCCATTATTTCTAGCAAGAGACTGCCCCCGGGTTTCACCGATATTCGAGATCCCGTGTACATCCTTCGACCGGAAGCTATTGAGAGCGTTTTCATTCTCTACAGGGCGACGGGTCGGTCGGATCTGCCGGATGCCGCCTGGAATATGTTTACAAGTATCAACGAGACAACAAGTACTGATCTAGCGAATTCGGCAATTCGGGACGTGACTATTTCCAAGAATGAGACTCCGGGGCTGCTTGACGTGATGGAATCTTTTTGGCTAGCGGAGACGCTCAAGTATTTTTATTTGATGTTCAGCGAGGATTTTGTGATAAATTTGGACGAGTATGTATTTAATACGGAGGCACATCCGTTCAAGAGGCTATTGCAATAA
- a CDS encoding zinc-binding oxidoreductase ToxD (similar to Metarhizium acridum CQMa 102 XP_007808639.1) encodes MALPATQKAIVIQGPGVSELVTDRPIPRLRDDYILVKTVAVGLNPTDWKHVDYLVKDAGPLVGCDYAGIVEAVGPAVTKPFKKGDRVCGVAHGSNAVQPEDGTFAEYIVAKGDLQIKIPDNMSFEEAATLGVSVSTVGQSLYQSLGLALPSQPSKDATPVLIYGGSTATGILAIQYAKLSGYKVLTTCSPHNNELVKSLGADVAFNYNDPDCAAQIRKYTDDKLTVAFDTISLPDSAKICEEALASSSPAGATLKYHSLLPVKISREDVKATHSLAYTAIGEAFKFGPQAMPAKEEDFHYAVKFWDLSRELFNSGKLKVSPIQVGQGLEGVLDGLQALKANKVSGKKLVYKI; translated from the coding sequence ATGGCTCTTCCGGCTACTCAAAAAGCAATTGTTATTCAAGGACCTGGCGTCAGTGAGCTGGTTACTGACCGCCCTATTCCCAGGCTTCGTGACGACTATATCCTGGTGAAAACCGTCGCCGTTGGCTTGAACCCCACTGACTGGAAACATGTCGACTACCTAGTCAAGGACGCTGGCCCTTTGGTTGGATGCGACTACGCTGGAATCGTTGAAGCCGTTGGGCCAGCAGTGACGAAACCTTTCAAGAAGGGTGACCGAGTATGCGGTGTGGCACATGGTTCCAATGCTGTTCAGCCCGAGGACGGCACTTTTGCAGAATACATTGTTGCCAAGGGAGACCTCCAGATTAAAATTCCAGATAATATGAGTTTCGAAGAGGCAGCTACCCTCGGCGTCAGTGTGTCAACAGTCGGACAAAGCCTGTACCAGTCCCTTGGCCTTGCATTGCCTTCGCAGCCCTCGAAAGATGCCACTCCAGTTTTGATCTACGGAGGGAGCACCGCGACTGGCATCCTTGCTATCCAGTACGCGAAACTTTCAGGATACAAAGTCCTCACAACTTGCTCCCCTCACAACAACGAATTGGTCAAGTCGCTTGGTGCGGACGTCGCCTTCAACTACAACGACCCTGATTGTGCTGCCCAGATCAGAAAGTACACAGACGACAAGCTCACCGTCGCCTTTGACACTATCTCGCTCCCTGACTCTGCCAAAATTTGCGAAGAGGCTCtagcatcatcttctccgGCTGGAGCTACCCTGAAGTATCACTCACTTCTGCCGGTGAAGATTTCTCGGGAAGACGTCAAGGCAACTCACTCCCTTGCTTACACTGCAATTGGCGAGGCATTCAAATTTGGTCCCCAGGCCATGCcggccaaggaagaggacTTCCATTATGCTGTCAAGTTTTGGGATTTGTCGCGGGAGCTCTTCAACTCTGGCAAGCTTAAGGTCTCGCCAATACAGGTCGGGCAGGGTCTTGAGGGGGTGTTGGATGGTCTGCAGGCTTTGAAGGCAAACAAGGTCAGCGGAAAGAAGTTGGTTTACAAGATTTAA
- a CDS encoding fungal specific transcription factor domain-containing protein, with translation MRDYVWKRDRQVTRPDNKQPTSNYQVQPSDLKGRFRLNVPAPRKGNHTKAKSFTNNSSLVSSHPARRTSPISPLTVLGAPYDPFDAYMLRLGPESRRLIHHYYHGCSMSLVAYNIGGRECLTNAREHPALFHSILYVVSLVYNLDHDPKERSGSLFHSIEAFRAINTHLQKGTFSDMTIAAVALMATKETLDGSFESASAHLNGLQIMVESRGGVENLACRHGKAVLWSDLCYSTVWDREPRFAPHPTTTPRYLHMAQTIGDSRLVPEDAFDPKSSVIPIIRFLRNVTHSMNDDADFELREFNASQELYDVEYQLQTSKTDTQSMLHTAGAISLSISMHLYLYLVIRGIPIKSRLVSALVQKLKASIVEEVTERWQAEENNYIWLLWILFIGFGGSQKGGERDWFTRKLKNWRNIHTGRAFDASLDSLLKRVIWHNVWCEDVYKRLSKELWPEK, from the exons ATGCGAGATTATGTCTGGAAAAGAGACAGACAAGTTACTCGGCCCGACAACAAGCAACCAACTAGCAACTATCAGGTGCAGCCGTCAGACTTGAAGGGACGGTTCAGATTAAACGTGCCGGCTCCTAGGAAGGGCAACCACACGAAAGCCAAATCATTCACAAACAACTCTAGCTTAGTGTCGTCACATCCAGCTAGACGGACATCACCAATTAGCCCACTTACCGTACTAGGAGCGCCATATGACCCGTTTGATGCGTACATGTTACGCCTTGGTCCCGAAAGCAGGCGGCTTATTCATCACT ACTACCATGGATGCTCGATGAGCTTGGTAGCCTATAACATAGGCGGCCGCGAATGCTTGACCAATGCAAGAGAACACCCTGCTTTGTTTCACTCCATATTATACGTCGTTTCGCTCGTATATAATCTTGATCACGATCCAAAAGAAAGATCAGGATCGCTGTTTCACTCTATAGAAGCTTTCAGAGCTATTAATACCCATCTACAAAAAGGAACATTCAGTGACATGACGATTGCTGCGGTGGCTCTGATGGCCACAAAAGAG ACCCTTGATGGAAGTTTTGAAAGCGCAAGTGCTCACCTGAACGGCTTACAAATAATGGTTGAGAGTCGCGGCGGTGTCGAAAACCTAGCCTGTCGACATGGCAAAGCTGTTCTGTG GTCCGACCTGTGTTACTCAACTGTGTGGGATCGTGAACCAAGATTTGCGCCTCATcccaccacaacaccacGGTACCTACACATGGCCCAAACTATTGGAGATTCGCGCCTTGTGCCGGAAGATGCCTTCGATCCTAAATCCTCCGTCATTCCAATCATACGATTCCTTCGAAATGTGACTCACTCAATGAATGATGACGCAGATTTTGAATTGCGTGAGTTTAATGCCAGTCAGGAGCTCTACGACGTTGAGTATCAACTGCAAACGTCTAAAACTGATACTCAATCCATGCTTCATACAGCAGGAGCCATCTCACTAAGCATTTCCATGCATTTATACCTATATCTGGTTATCAGAGGCATTCCAATCAAGTCCAGACTCGTTAGTGCACTTGTGCAGAAACTGAAGGCTTCTATAGTTGAGGAGGTTACTGAGCGTTGGCAGGCTGAGGAAAACAATTACATCTGGCTGTTGTGGATACTTTTCATAGGGTTCGGGGGATCGCAAAAAGGTGGTGAAAGGGATTGGTTCACGAGAAAACTGAAGAACTGGCGCAACATCCACACGGGAAGGGCTTTTGATGCTTCGCTGGATAGCCTGCTGAAGAGAGTCATTTGGCACAATGTTTGGTGCGAAGATGTTTACAAGCGTTTATCAAAGGAGCTGTGGCCAGAGAAATGA
- a CDS encoding ABC multidrug transporter (similar to Coccidioides immitis RS XP_001240132.1) yields MARVRTTFMYLQNTAVSSTLLCCLIVKVGIFLAEITEKRRYLRPAWKGIGPEETAGIANRALFIWLNKTFLKGFRTLLTVDMLSTLDFEMLEASKPTSLIESWSRANQLKEHSLFFTFLWHYKWAFLAGTLPRLAYTGFSYSQPFLVERVLDYVDEERTPDSKNTAYGLLGAYAIVYLGLSLSYAVYQHKTYRLLTLYRGSLVTMIFSKTLKISAGSTSEAEAITLMSADIDRIGSSMSLIHELYASVIELAIALWLLDRLLGIAILAPIGWVIFCLIAAVPLARAAGNAQIPWLEAIETRLTATAKALGSMKAIKMTGLANIVSLRIANLRLDEIRASRRHRILNIFVFISYFASTALAPVWAFMAFILIAKTRGSETLTDSVAFAVLSIFELLNQPIIYIVDGVEHIQTVINSFRRIQEYLNSPDREDQRMLPAPMDSSSSSFSEKDSTPRTEQGDEKMQFAQPEDPEFAVSMSEVSVGYNLEEKIILHDISFKVRYGQTTVIAGPVGCGKSTLLRAILGEAPFKGSITTGFRTAAYCPQTPWTTWGTVRNNIVGVSPWDRTWYDTVVEACALNPDFKELTDGDQTMTGTRGSQLSGGQQMRVSFARALYSKNPVMILDDVLTGLDRTTERHILDKVFSEDGLLKQLKSTVIMTSNSAHHLELGDQIIVLDENGKIASQGTVENVIAPVISLQTEQSEKNSQSAPKEEEEDAEIWQEIDMLINPATEENRHAGDMRIYAYYANIAGWWTTGAYLFACCTFVFGVTFPSVWIQWWTNANAEHPNERIGYWLGIYGALAALTILGCALADSIFNLVVLPKTSRKFHELLLNTTIRAPISFLTSTDAGTTLNRFSQDLELIDNDLPQAMDQTVFQFLSAIVSAVLVFIGSSYIGAAIPLCIVALGFVQFYYLRTSRQLRLLDIEAKAPLFSQFLETVNGVSCIRAYGWADAYLERSYVALNVSQKPYYLLWCIQRWLTLVLDLFNAGLALLLVGIATNIHGSSTSFLGVALFNIVTFSSTLQTLVTSWTQVETALGAINRIRSFVLNVKNENLPEENGELPETWPSTGTVTFDKVSASYKSTSEPVLKEISFEIQSGQKVAICGRTGSGKSSLIATLLRLLEIDSGKICVDGIDISTIPRQEVRRRLNTVPQDSFFLVGTLREDLDPFQSTNDERLVEVLRAVGLWDVFEPNGGLESGIEEEMLSHGQRQLYCLARAVVRESPILVLDEATSNVDADTDAAMQALLRSEFKDQTIISVVHKLQSVLDFDRVILLENGRLVESGKPSELLSTPGSAFLALYESLGPSRGE; encoded by the exons ATGGCTCGAGTTCGCACGACTTTCATGTACCTTCAGAATACCGCAGTTTCCTCAACCCTGCTCTGCTGCCTCATCGTCAAGGTTGGAATATTCCTTGCGGAAATCACCGAGAAGCGTCGATATCTACGACCAGCCTGGAAAGGCATTGGACCAGAGGAGACAGCGGGAATTGCCAACCGGGCATTGTTCATATGGCTTAACAAAACATTTCTTAAGGGCTTTCGCACTCTGCTTACGGTTGATATGCTATCGACACTCGATTTTGAAATGCTGGAAGCTTCCAAACCGACGTCTTTAATAGAATCATGGTCAAGAG CGAACCAACTTAAGGAACACTCTCTTTTCTTCACCTTCCTCTGGCACTACAAATGGGCTTTTCTTGCGGGTACTCTGCCAAGATTAGCTTATACTGGATTCAGTTACTCACAACCGTTCCTCGTTGAAAGAGTGCTGGACTATGTGGACGAAGAGAGAACACCCGACAGCAAAAACACCGCTTACGGACTTCTCGGAGCTTATGCAATTGTGTATCTGGGGTTATCT CTCTCGTATGCAGTCTACCAGCACAAGACCTACCGTCTGCTCACGCTGTATCGTGGCAGTCTTGTTACCATGATCTTCAGCAAAACGCTCAAGATTTCTGCGGGATCCACGTCCGAGGCTGAAGCAATTACTTTAATGAGCGCCGACATTGATCGTATTGGCTCCAGCATGTCTCTCATTCATGAACTCTACGCGAGCGTCATTGAGCTTGCAATTGCCTTGTGGCTTCTCGACAGGCTCTTGGGTATTGCCATACTCGCGCCAATTGGTTGGGTAATTT TCTGTCTCATCGCTGCTGTTCCTCTTGCGCGAGCAGCTGGAAACGCCCAGATCCCTTGGCTGGAGGCGATCGAGACGAGACTCACAGCGACCGCCAAGGCACTTGGTAGCATGAAAGCAATCAAGATGACGGGATTGGCAAACATTGTTTCTTTGAGGATTGCAAATCTTCGTCTAGACGAGATTAGAGCCTCTCGACGTCATCGAATACTGAATATTTTTGTCTTCATTTCTT ACTTTGCTTCAACGGCGTTGGCGCCGGTCTGGGCTTTTATGGCATTCATTCTCATTGCCAAAACCCGTGGCTCTGAAACACTGACTGATAGTGTCGCATTCGCTGTCCTCAGTatctttgagcttctcaatcAGCCAATCATCTATATTGTAGATGGGGTAGAACATATTCAAACCGTCATTAACTCCTTTCGTCGCATACAGGAGTACCTCAATTCACCGGATCGGGAAGATCAAAGAATGTTGCCTGCTCCAATGGATTCCTCCAGCTCTAGCTTCTCAGAGAAGGACTCAACTCCTCGCACAGAGCAAGGAGATGAAAAAATGCAATTTGCACAGCCAGAAGACCCCGAATTTGCAGTTTCAATGAGTGAGGTGTCTGTTGGATACAACCTCGAGGAGAAAATTATTCTTCACGACATTTCCTTCAAAGTTCGTTATGGTCAGACAACGGTTATTGCAGGacctgttggttgtggtaAATCAACTTTGTTGCGAGCCATACTTGGTGAAGCTCCGTTCAAGGGATCAATTACAACTGGATTCAGAACGGCTGCGTATTGCCCGCAGACCCCGTGGACGACTTGGGGCACTGTCCGAAACAACATTGTCGGAGTCTCACCCTGGGACAGAACTTGGTACGACACAGTTGTAGAAGCATGTGCGCTGAATCCAGATTTTAAAGAATTAACTGACGGTGATCAAACAATGACTGGTACTCGCGGGTCACAGCTAAGCGGGGGACAACAGATGAGAGTG TCTTTTGCAAGGGCACTGTATTCCAAGAATCCGGTCATGATACTTGATGATGTCTTGACGGGCCTTGATCGTACTACTGAACGGCATATTTTGGACAAAGTGTTCTCAGAGGATGGTTTACTCAAGCAGTTGAAGTCGACTGTCATAATGACTTCCAACTCTG CACATCATCTAGAGCTCGGCGACCAGATTATAGTTCTGGatgaaaatggcaaaataGCTAGTCAGGGCACCGTGGAGAATGTCATTGCCCCTGTCATCTCGCTTCAAACAGAGCAAAGCGAGAAAAATTCTCAGTCTGCAcccaaggaagaagaagaagatgccgagatATGGCAAGAGATTGACATGCTCATCAACCCTGCAACAGAGGAGAATCGACACGCAGGCGACATGAGGATTTATGCGTACTACGCTAACATTGCGGGCTGGTGGACTACGGGAGCATATCTATTTGCCTGTTGTACATTTGTCTTCGGTGTGACCTTTCCAT CCGTCTGGATACAATGGTGGACGAACGCAAATGCAGAGCACCCTAATGAGCGCATCGGATATTGGCTTGGAATATATGGAGCGCTTGCGGCTTTGACTATTTTAGGGTGTGCTCTGGCAGACAG TATATTCAACctggtggtgttgccaaAGACGTCGAGGAAGTTCCATGAGTTGCTGCTCAACACCACGATACG AGCACCCATATCGTTCTTAACATCAACTGATGCGGGTACAACACTGAACCG GTTTAGTCAAGACTTGGAGCTCATTGACAATGACCTCCCTCAAGCAATGGACCAAACAGTATTCCAATTTCTGTCTGCCATTGTATCAGctgtcctcgtcttcattgGGTCCAGTTATATTGGCGCTGCCATCCCTTTGTGCATCGTAGCCCTTGGATTTGTCCAGTTTTACTACCTTCGAACCTCCCGACAACTGCGACTTCTCGATATTGAAGCGAAAGCCCCGCTGTTTTCTCAATTCCTAGAAACTGTCAATGGCGTCTCGTGTATCAGAGCATACGGTTGGGCAGATGCATATCTAGAGAGGAGTTATGTCGCTTTGAATGTCTCCCAGAAGCCGTACTACCTGCTGTGGTGCATCCAAAGATGGCTAACGTTAGTATTGGATCTTTTCAACGCTGGCCTGGCTCTTCTTCTGGTCGGCATTGCGACCAATATCCATGGCAGCTCGACCAGTTTCCTCGGCGTCGCGCTGTTCAACATCGTGACATTCAGCAGCACTCTTCAAACACTTGTCACATCTTGGACCCAGGTAGAGACAGCACTCGGTGCCATTAATCGTATTCGTTCATTTGTTTTGAACGTCAAGAATGAGAACCTCCCAGAGGAGAATGGCGAGCTACCCGAGACCTGGCCATCAACTGGAACGGTTACATTTGACAAAGTCTCGGCATCTTACAAGTCTACGTCTGAGCCAGTTCTTAAAGAAATCAGCTTTGAGATTCAATCGGGCCAAAAGGTTGCCATTTGTGGGCGAACAGGAAG TGGTAAATCATCGCTCATTGCGACGCTTTTGAGATTGCTGGAAATTGACTCTGGCAAGATCTGTGTCGATGGCATAGACATTAGCACCATTCCGCGGCAGGAAGTGCGCCGCAGATTAAACACGGTGCCGCAGGATTCATTCTTCCTTGTAGGCACGTTGCGAGAAGATCTAGATCCTTTCCAGTCAACCAACGACGAGCGCTTAGTCGAAGTCCTTCGCGCCGTTGGACTGTGGGATGTCTTCGAACCAAACGGCGGGTTGGAGAGCGGTATCGAAGAAGAAATGCTATCACACGGCCAAAGACAGCTGTATTGTCTTGCCAGGGCCGTTGTCAGAGAAAGTCCCATTCTTGTTCTGGATGAGGCAACAAgcaatgttgatgctgaCACGGATGCCGCAATGCAGGCGCTGTTGCGAAGCGAGTTCAAAGATCAAACCATTATATCTGTGGTCCATAAACTACAGAGCGTGCTTGACTTTGACCGAGTTATCCTGTTGGAGAATGGACGCTTGGTGGAGAGTGGTAAACCCAGCGAGTTGCTCTCGACGCCTGGTTCGGCCTTTTTGGCTCTGTACGAAAGCTTAGGTCCTAGTCGGGGCGAGTGA
- a CDS encoding cytochrome P450 monooxygenase (similar to Cordyceps militaris CM01 XP_006673512.1), protein MINTAVISNLGYTKASHLKRSYKTSPNSMQMETLVLLAAAVSLFTLYTLLLRPAFFCPLARIPSAHWSCSVSNFWILRARKQGKENKTLFDAHLRHGPVVRVAPNTLSVDGVDAMRAIYQGGYEKSDWYRVFDNYGYEHSRRKRMISNVYSKSYIHSSAPARAQSKSILLQRLLPLLKQEAAKSDNRGTEVQSIFMATTMDLISSYVFGMRSSTNFIQDKAYRDHWLRLYLSRHHHHFWPQELPSLTKFCRDIGLRLYPSFVDDANAEIREWNKRMCDKAEESLRKDADELYLPTGEAVVFKAMHAGIDKEEKTEGEASLLYSTSIQQRNLAVASEILDHLLAGHETAGIVLTYIAWRLSQAPEIQAELRKELLSVVPTMKHADGDSGELPDPKVLDNLPLLNAIVMETLRIHAPIPGPQPRSTPYPGCQIGGYDIPGGVRIASLAHTLHLDERVYADAKRWDPTRWLEKDADDETRKQMNRQFWAFGSGGRMCIGSNFALTGIKNVVAVIYSNFNTSIADDNGMEQTDGYSSRPAGDKLHLKFIVV, encoded by the exons ATGATAAATACCGCCGTTATATCCAACCTTGGTTACACAAAGGCAAGTCACTTAAAGAGATCTTACAAAACATCGCCAAACAGTATGCAGATGGAAACGCTGGTCCTTCTGGCTGCGGCCGTCTCTCTCTTCACGTTGTATACGCTCTTGTTGCGACCAGCATTCTTTTGCCCACTTGCGAGAATCCCGTCCGCACACTGGTCCTGCTCTGTTTCAAATTTCTGGATTTTACGTGCAAGAAAGCAAGGAAAGGAAAATAAAACCCTTTTTGACGCGCACCTGCGACATGGTCCTGTGGTTCGGGTTGCACCCAACACGCTCAGTGTTGACGGAGTGGATGCGATGCGAGCCATCTACCAAGGCGGTTATGAAAAGTCAGATTGGTATAGAGTGTTTGACAACTACGGGTAT GAGCATTCGCGGAGGAAGCGAATGATCTCCAACGTCTACTCCAAATCCTACATTCACTCATCTGCCCCAGCACGAGCCCAAAGTAAGAGCATTTTACTGCAAAGGTTGCTTCCACTTCTAAAACAAGAGGCTGCAAAGTCAGACAACAGGGGCACGGAGGTACAGTCTATCTTCATGGCGACGACGATGGATTTAATATCGTCCTACGTTTTCGGCATGCGCAGCAGCACAAACTTCATTCAAGATAAAGCATATCGTGATCATTGGCTGCGCCTATACTTGTCacgtcatcatcatcactttTGGCCGCAAGAGCTCCCCAGCTTGACCAAATTTTGCCGGGATATTGGGCTACGACTGTACCCCTCGTTTGTCGATGACGCCAATGCGGAAATACGTGAGTGGAATAAACGCATGTGCGACAAGGCTGAGGAGTCGCTGAGGAAGGACGCGGACGAACTGTACTTGCCCActggtgaagctgttgttTTCAAGGCTATGCACGCGGGAATAGACAAGGAAGAGAAGACAGAGGGAGAAGCGTCCCTACTTTACAGTACATCCATCCAGCAAAGAAACTTGGCGGTAGCCAGTGAGATTTTGGACCACTTACTTGCTGGGCATGAGACTGCAGGAATAGTTCTGACTTACATCGCATGGCGATTATCTCAAGCACCGGAAATCCAGGCCGAATTACGAAAAGAGCTGCTCTCAGTTGTCCCAACAATGAAGCATGCGGATGGGGACAGCGGTGAACTGCCAGACCCAAAGGTATTAGACAACTTGCCCCTGTTGAATGCTATTGTGATGGAAACGCTTCGCATCCATGCTCCAATTCCCGGGCCACAACCGCGCTCAACACCATATCCAGGTTGTCAAATTGGGGGATACGACATTCCAGGTGGTGTGCGCATTGCGTCACTAGCACACACACTGCATTTGGATGAGAGGGTTTACGCGGATGCTAAGCGGTGGGATCCTACAAGATGGTTGGAGAAGGAcgcagatgatgagacgaGGAAGCAGATGAATCGGCAGTTTTGGGCGTTTGGCAGTGGAGGTCGAATGTGCATTGGTTCCAATTTCGCATTGACGG GCATCAAGAATGTCGTTGCTGTGATTTACTCCAACTTTAACACATCGATTGCGGATGATAATGGGATGGAGCAGACTGATGGGTATTCATCGAGACCGGCGGGAGACAAATTACATCTTAAGTTTATAGTGGTATAA